A window of the Fusobacterium sp. JB019 genome harbors these coding sequences:
- a CDS encoding iron-containing alcohol dehydrogenase, with protein sequence MENFNFISPTKIVFGKDSHLDVGKLVGEYSKKILLHYEGDGSLIKKLGIYEKVLNSLKKENIEIIELGGVVPNPRLSLVNEGIKICKEEKIEFILAIGGGSVIDSSKAIALGTVYDGNVWDFFTGKNTPKSSLGVGVVLTIPGSGSEMSESSIITDELNELKCVCDTEKNFPKFSILDPEVCFSIPDSLMGAGVADILSHLMERYFSQSIHTELSDSLMEAAMRTVIKFGPKIMKNRKDYNNCAQIMWAATVAHNGMIACGRVADWSSHRIEHEISGIYDITHGAGMAIIFPTWIDYVKDDNIEVMNRFSKEVFGVNTISEGIKELKKFFKELGLKEKLSDFNITNEKFELMAEKALAGSETLGRFKKLSKEDLIKIMEISK encoded by the coding sequence ATGGAAAATTTTAATTTTATAAGTCCAACTAAAATAGTATTTGGAAAAGATAGTCATTTGGATGTAGGAAAATTAGTAGGGGAATATTCAAAAAAAATATTACTACATTATGAAGGAGATGGTTCTTTAATAAAAAAATTAGGAATTTATGAAAAAGTTTTAAATTCACTAAAAAAAGAAAATATAGAAATTATAGAGTTAGGGGGAGTAGTACCAAATCCTAGGTTATCTCTTGTAAATGAGGGAATTAAAATCTGTAAAGAAGAAAAAATAGAATTTATTCTTGCTATAGGTGGGGGAAGTGTAATTGATTCTTCAAAAGCAATAGCTTTAGGGACAGTTTATGATGGAAATGTTTGGGATTTTTTTACAGGAAAGAATACTCCTAAAAGTTCTTTAGGTGTAGGAGTTGTATTAACTATTCCAGGATCTGGATCAGAAATGTCAGAAAGTTCAATAATTACAGATGAATTAAATGAACTTAAATGTGTTTGCGATACAGAAAAGAATTTTCCTAAATTTTCAATATTAGATCCAGAAGTTTGTTTTTCAATTCCAGATTCTTTAATGGGAGCAGGAGTTGCAGATATATTATCGCATTTAATGGAAAGATATTTTAGTCAAAGTATCCATACAGAATTAAGCGATAGTTTAATGGAAGCAGCTATGAGGACAGTTATAAAATTTGGACCTAAAATAATGAAAAACAGAAAAGATTATAATAATTGCGCTCAAATAATGTGGGCAGCAACTGTGGCTCATAATGGAATGATAGCTTGTGGAAGAGTTGCTGATTGGTCATCTCATAGAATAGAACATGAAATAAGTGGAATTTATGATATAACTCATGGAGCAGGAATGGCAATTATTTTTCCAACTTGGATAGATTATGTGAAAGATGATAATATAGAAGTTATGAATAGATTTTCAAAAGAAGTTTTCGGTGTAAATACAATTTCTGAGGGAATTAAAGAATTGAAGAAATTTTTTAAAGAATTAGGATTAAAAGAGAAGTTGTCAGATTTCAATATAACAAATGAAAAATTTGAATTGATGGCAGAGAAAGCTTTAGCTGGAAGTGAAACATTAGGTAGATTTAAAAAATTATCGAAAGAAGATTTAATTAAAATAATGGAAATTTCTAAATAA
- a CDS encoding L-fuculose-phosphate aldolase: protein MLLEKERIELMNYGKRMITEGLTKGTGGNLSICNREKNLMAVTPSGVGYLEIVPEDIVILDVDTGDIVEGDRVPSSESDMHRIFYKYRKDINAMVHTHSKYSAGLSCTGNKLPAIHYLLAVAGVDVPCAKYATYGTVKLAKTAYEAMKDTKAVLLSNHGLLTGGKNLGEAYNIAENVEFCCELYFISKVMGKPFILEEKEMKNVIERFKDYGERIEEHEKI from the coding sequence ATGTTATTAGAAAAAGAGAGAATAGAATTAATGAATTATGGTAAAAGAATGATTACAGAAGGTTTAACTAAAGGAACAGGAGGAAATCTTAGTATATGTAATAGAGAAAAAAACTTAATGGCAGTTACTCCTAGTGGGGTTGGTTATTTAGAAATTGTTCCTGAAGATATTGTTATACTAGATGTTGATACAGGAGATATAGTAGAGGGAGATAGAGTTCCATCAAGTGAATCAGATATGCATAGAATTTTTTATAAATATAGAAAAGATATCAATGCAATGGTACATACCCATTCTAAATATTCAGCAGGACTTTCTTGTACAGGAAATAAATTGCCTGCAATTCATTATTTATTAGCAGTGGCAGGAGTAGATGTACCTTGTGCAAAATATGCAACTTATGGAACTGTAAAATTAGCTAAAACTGCTTATGAAGCAATGAAGGATACCAAGGCAGTTTTATTAAGTAATCATGGATTGTTAACAGGAGGAAAAAATTTAGGAGAAGCTTATAATATAGCTGAAAATGTTGAATTTTGTTGTGAACTTTATTTTATTTCAAAAGTTATGGGAAAACCATTTATATTAGAAGAAAAAGAAATGAAAAATGTGATAGAAAGATTTAAAGACTATGGAGAAAGAATAGAAGAGCATGAAAAAATATAG
- a CDS encoding Na+/H+ antiporter NhaC family protein: MEKKGNIRGLLPLMVFIILYAGAGLFLGDFSKMPLLVAFVITSGVAITLNNKDNPISLNDRIDIFCKGAGDPTLILMVVIFILAGAFYSVANAMGAVNSTVNLGLSLLPAKMLLPGLFLVGCALSFSMGTSMGTVSALTPVAVGIATETGIALPLVCGVVVGGAMFGDNLSFISDTTIAATRTQEVEMRDKFRVNFSIVLPAVLINLVLISMAGGSGVVGKAYEYNLINIIPYISIIILALIGLNVIYTLGTGILVGVAIGIMNGSFTFVETFGVLQRGMGWMEDISMIAILVGGVVATMHHFGGIDWLLENLTSRIKSKKGAEFGIAGLVSLLDLATTNNTVAIITAGPLARDIADEFGVDRRRVAGLLDLFASAFQGLMPYAGQLLMAAGMAKISPASIVPYSWYSMLMLVMGCIAIMINKPNLKKVK, translated from the coding sequence ATGGAGAAGAAAGGAAATATAAGAGGGTTGTTGCCGTTGATGGTGTTTATTATTTTATATGCAGGAGCAGGTTTATTTTTAGGAGATTTTAGTAAAATGCCACTCTTAGTAGCTTTTGTTATTACATCAGGAGTTGCAATAACTTTAAATAATAAAGATAATCCAATATCTTTAAATGATAGAATAGATATATTTTGTAAAGGAGCAGGGGATCCTACATTAATTTTAATGGTTGTTATCTTTATATTAGCAGGTGCATTTTATTCAGTTGCAAATGCAATGGGAGCTGTTAATTCAACAGTAAATTTAGGATTATCATTATTGCCAGCTAAGATGTTATTACCAGGATTATTTTTAGTTGGTTGTGCTTTAAGTTTTTCAATGGGAACATCAATGGGAACAGTGAGTGCTTTAACTCCAGTTGCAGTTGGAATAGCTACAGAAACAGGGATAGCATTACCTTTAGTTTGTGGAGTAGTAGTAGGTGGAGCCATGTTTGGAGATAATTTATCTTTTATTTCAGATACAACAATAGCTGCTACAAGAACACAAGAAGTTGAGATGAGAGATAAATTTAGAGTTAACTTTTCAATAGTTTTACCAGCGGTTTTAATTAATTTAGTATTAATATCAATGGCTGGTGGAAGTGGAGTTGTTGGAAAAGCATATGAATATAATTTAATAAATATAATTCCTTATATTTCAATAATAATATTGGCTCTTATTGGATTAAATGTAATTTATACTTTAGGGACAGGAATATTAGTAGGAGTAGCAATAGGGATAATGAATGGAAGTTTTACTTTTGTAGAAACTTTTGGAGTGTTACAAAGAGGAATGGGTTGGATGGAAGATATTTCAATGATAGCTATATTAGTAGGTGGAGTAGTGGCAACAATGCATCATTTTGGTGGTATTGATTGGTTATTAGAAAACTTAACATCTAGAATAAAAAGTAAAAAAGGTGCAGAATTTGGAATTGCAGGACTAGTAAGTTTACTAGATTTAGCAACAACAAATAATACTGTAGCGATTATTACTGCAGGTCCTTTAGCAAGAGATATAGCAGACGAATTTGGTGTAGATCGTAGAAGAGTAGCAGGACTTTTAGATTTATTTGCCTCAGCATTTCAAGGGTTAATGCCTTATGCAGGTCAATTATTAATGGCAGCAGGAATGGCTAAAATATCTCCAGCATCTATTGTACCTTATTCATGGTATTCTATGTTAATGTTAGTTATGGGATGTATAGCAATAATGATTAATAAGCCTAATTTAAAAAAAGTAAAATAA
- a CDS encoding S-methyl-5-thioribose-1-phosphate isomerase: protein MDRKDKDLAFMLRYENIAWYEDGKVKILDRRIYPKEIKFVECIDYKEVKQAITDMVTQSAGPYTAAGMGMALAAYQCKKMKLEEQINYLKNASEVISHARPTTVNRMKMITSSCAEVGIEALKKGNSAIEAIFQRTIDSLERRYGRMSEVAVNLVNLFPKKGKIMTQCFGETIVGCMGREIKRQNKEIEFYCPETRPYLQGARLTASVLKNQGFKVTVITDNMPAWTIKEKKIDVFTSAADTICMDGNIVNKVGTMQIAICAKHFGIPYFVTGIPDEGKYLENIVIEERDSKEVISCNGIRNTLEGVEGYYPAFDITPPEFVSAVVTDQGIYSPYNLKEYFKTEVEQYY from the coding sequence ATGGATAGAAAGGATAAAGATTTAGCATTTATGTTGAGATATGAAAATATAGCTTGGTATGAAGATGGAAAGGTAAAGATACTAGATAGAAGAATTTATCCAAAAGAAATTAAATTTGTAGAATGTATTGATTATAAAGAAGTAAAACAAGCTATTACAGATATGGTGACTCAAAGTGCGGGACCATATACTGCTGCAGGAATGGGAATGGCTTTAGCAGCTTACCAATGTAAAAAAATGAAGTTAGAAGAGCAAATTAATTATTTAAAAAATGCTTCAGAAGTAATATCTCATGCTCGCCCAACTACAGTCAACAGAATGAAAATGATAACAAGTTCTTGTGCTGAAGTTGGTATTGAAGCTTTAAAAAAAGGGAATTCTGCAATAGAAGCAATATTTCAAAGAACGATAGATTCTCTAGAGAGAAGATATGGGAGAATGTCAGAAGTAGCAGTTAATTTAGTTAATTTATTTCCTAAAAAAGGGAAAATTATGACACAGTGTTTTGGAGAAACAATTGTAGGATGTATGGGAAGAGAAATAAAAAGACAGAATAAAGAAATTGAATTTTATTGTCCTGAAACAAGACCTTATTTGCAGGGAGCTCGTTTAACTGCAAGTGTTTTAAAAAATCAAGGATTTAAAGTGACAGTTATAACAGATAATATGCCAGCTTGGACAATTAAAGAAAAGAAAATAGATGTTTTTACTTCAGCAGCAGACACCATTTGTATGGATGGAAATATAGTTAATAAGGTAGGGACTATGCAAATCGCAATTTGTGCAAAACACTTTGGAATACCATATTTTGTAACAGGAATTCCAGATGAAGGGAAATATTTAGAAAATATTGTAATTGAGGAAAGAGATTCAAAAGAAGTTATTAGCTGCAATGGAATAAGAAATACATTAGAGGGTGTAGAAGGATATTATCCAGCATTTGACATTACTCCTCCAGAATTTGTGAGCGCAGTAGTTACAGATCAAGGAATCTATTCTCCTTATAATTTGAAAGAATATTTCAAAACAGAAGTAGAACAATATTATTAA
- the mtnK gene encoding S-methyl-5-thioribose kinase, translated as MEKYKEHFRLSVADAINYTKDFNIFDKNSKLKGEEIGDGNINYIFRIIDETNNKSVVLKQADKFLRSSGRPLDLARSKIEAEILRIEGQYSEKSVPKIYRYDDIMCVIVMEDISEFKNLRKELLEEKIFPNFSDEISSFLVDTLLPTTDLVMDSAEKKDKVQTFINKELCDISECLVFTEPYDDYKKRNIILKENETLVKEKLYDDKELHLEVSKLKNNFMNNAQALIHGDLHSGSIFINERGIKVIDPEFAFYGPMGYDIGNVIGNLYFPLINKKYLMKASEDKEKFIKWLSTSIEEIYDMFIYKFKNKYKELVKKPLYHEENFMDWYLSEVLADSLGSAGLEIIRRVVGDTKVIEIEGIENIEKRILVERELLEIGIRFIKERYKIKKGNQL; from the coding sequence ATGGAAAAATATAAAGAACATTTTCGATTATCTGTTGCTGACGCAATAAACTACACTAAAGATTTTAATATATTTGATAAGAATTCTAAATTAAAAGGCGAAGAAATTGGAGATGGAAATATAAACTATATTTTTAGAATAATAGATGAAACTAATAATAAATCAGTTGTCTTAAAGCAAGCTGACAAATTTTTAAGATCATCAGGAAGACCTTTAGATTTAGCTAGAAGCAAAATAGAGGCAGAAATATTAAGAATAGAAGGTCAATATTCAGAAAAATCAGTACCAAAAATATACCGTTATGATGATATTATGTGTGTTATTGTTATGGAAGATATATCAGAATTTAAAAATTTAAGAAAAGAATTGTTGGAAGAAAAAATATTTCCTAATTTTTCAGATGAAATAAGTAGTTTTTTAGTAGATACATTACTTCCTACAACAGATTTAGTTATGGATTCTGCAGAAAAAAAAGATAAGGTTCAAACTTTTATTAATAAAGAATTATGTGATATTTCAGAATGTCTTGTTTTTACAGAACCTTATGATGATTATAAAAAAAGAAATATAATATTAAAAGAAAATGAAACTTTGGTTAAAGAAAAATTATATGATGATAAGGAATTACATTTAGAAGTATCTAAATTAAAAAATAATTTTATGAATAATGCACAAGCCTTGATTCATGGTGATTTACATTCAGGTTCAATCTTTATAAATGAAAGAGGAATAAAAGTAATTGATCCGGAATTTGCCTTCTATGGACCTATGGGGTATGATATAGGAAATGTAATAGGAAATTTATATTTTCCCTTGATAAATAAAAAATATTTGATGAAAGCTAGTGAAGATAAAGAGAAATTCATTAAATGGTTATCAACTTCTATAGAAGAAATTTATGATATGTTTATTTATAAATTTAAAAACAAATATAAAGAATTAGTAAAAAAACCTCTTTATCATGAAGAAAATTTTATGGATTGGTATTTATCAGAAGTACTAGCTGATTCATTAGGATCTGCAGGTCTTGAAATAATCAGGAGAGTAGTGGGAGATACAAAAGTTATTGAAATAGAAGGAATAGAAAATATTGAAAAAAGAATTTTAGTTGAAAGAGAATTGCTTGAAATAGGAATTAGATTTATAAAAGAAAGATACAAGATAAAAAAAGGAAATCAGTTATAA
- the sbcD gene encoding exonuclease subunit SbcD: MRILHTSDWHFGKKLEGMKRIEEQEKFINNLKNIVQGEEPDLILIAGDIFDTPNPSAEAETLFFESLKKISLNGKIGVIIIPGNHDNGERLSAAKSLVKDIGVIIYKKPYEIKKLGKYGNMEIVESYEGGILLKINKEKLFLYSLPYPSETALNEIFEEGKYSERIGEILREGIKNNKTNTPTVIMGHLFVTKEDKDIELGGSMAVKVSDLPDVDYIALGHIHKPMKFNSKRACYSGSPIEYRSTENSFLKKVFIVEIKGNLNTDIKEIILENYKPIREYTSNSIEEAIEVSEKLKDRDEWIYLTIKTKTHLKSSEIRKIKENKNIVEIIPVLLGEKSYSEEIDYSEINIKEAFLEFYKNKDGISPSKEIVNLFEKLVGDDE; the protein is encoded by the coding sequence ATGAGAATATTACATACTTCAGATTGGCATTTTGGGAAGAAATTAGAAGGAATGAAAAGAATAGAAGAACAAGAAAAATTTATAAATAACTTAAAGAATATAGTACAGGGAGAAGAACCAGATTTAATACTTATAGCAGGAGATATTTTTGATACTCCCAATCCTTCAGCAGAAGCAGAAACTTTATTTTTTGAATCATTAAAAAAGATATCTTTAAATGGCAAAATTGGAGTTATAATAATACCAGGAAATCACGATAATGGAGAAAGATTATCAGCAGCAAAATCTTTAGTTAAAGATATTGGAGTAATAATTTATAAGAAGCCTTATGAAATAAAAAAATTAGGAAAGTATGGCAATATGGAAATTGTAGAGTCTTATGAGGGAGGTATTCTTTTAAAAATAAATAAAGAAAAATTATTTTTATATTCTTTACCTTATCCTAGTGAAACAGCTTTAAATGAAATTTTTGAAGAAGGTAAATATTCTGAAAGAATAGGAGAAATATTAAGAGAGGGAATAAAGAATAATAAAACAAATACCCCTACTGTTATAATGGGACATTTATTTGTAACAAAAGAAGATAAAGATATTGAACTAGGGGGATCTATGGCTGTTAAAGTTAGTGATTTACCAGATGTAGATTATATAGCTCTAGGACATATTCATAAACCAATGAAGTTTAATTCTAAGAGAGCCTGTTATTCAGGATCTCCAATAGAATATAGATCTACAGAAAATAGTTTTTTGAAAAAAGTGTTTATAGTGGAAATAAAAGGAAATCTTAACACTGATATTAAAGAGATTATATTAGAAAATTATAAACCAATAAGAGAATATACTTCAAATTCTATAGAGGAAGCTATTGAAGTTTCTGAAAAATTAAAAGACAGAGATGAGTGGATTTATTTAACAATAAAAACTAAAACTCATTTAAAATCAAGTGAAATAAGAAAAATAAAAGAGAATAAAAATATAGTTGAGATAATTCCTGTTTTATTAGGAGAAAAAAGTTATAGTGAAGAGATCGATTATTCAGAAATTAATATAAAAGAAGCTTTTTTAGAATTCTATAAAAATAAAGATGGGATTTCTCCATCTAAAGAAATAGTAAATCTTTTTGAAAAACTAGTTGGAGATGATGAATAA
- a CDS encoding AAA family ATPase — MRPIRLEIEGLQSFKERQIIDFEKLSEYGLFGIFGETGSGKSTILDGMILALFDEIPRNRIDGNKSSLLNSINERSSKMEVYYSFALGEDIYEIKRNYKRGKSKGQEVINSKDAILIKNGNILANKKTEVKNILNKEFGLDVDDFSRTVVLPQGKFNEFLKLRGKEKIKMLEKIFALEKYGEKLEIKISKEKRHWYMESEKYRNQIIGKGEIDLEEIKKLETNFKEKQEFLKSSLKEKETFDKEYNEEKKLRELLDEKNKLNIVKEGLLKEEKVITNFKDILKRNNLGKELKIEIESLSLLTKKLEEKKEYNLKLNKDKLSEENNIEDLKEKQNKIILQKEKYIKEKENIVFNVEELRKINNLYGEKSKLLIKKDQEKNIVNNLSMKEIEKKENIINKEKNQKDLDIKKKEKEEFKKIDKNILIEKEKIIKEQIEFIRLAKQEKKEKEIKEELLEKLKKEKEETIKKKMNYLKKIKEKNEELKKSFAYKLYKELKDGEACPVCGSTNHKKMDIDDLKSSDIEKELELLLKEKDKVLGEEGRLIERINKIEEELNIFKIKYKNLDMELDEKNIKEALELLNRENIQMEKEEEEFMELNTVIIKKESEKNLLLRDEKRIKKELDNLNEEYLMLTKEIKIKESEILNEYEDLSKESIDFLEEKKKKLEENQDRIYKLQNSIEIIDKKVLENYDILKEKIKNQEKINQLLIKEETELNLIIEDIHIKSTKLNENIENSVFKNKEEIEKSILNDEKYKEIENEINYYEKNFLRIITLLEETEKSIAGRNQSIEKWENLELKNKELKDKNELLKIEISTLEKDIKGKHKLLKELEEIIKLKNNAEKQYEIAEELGKKLKGRAFVEFLSVKKLKSIVYQASQRLKRITNGRYQLISDEECDFFVIDYFNEGSQRRCSTLSGGETFIVSLCLALALSNQMQLKGKVQLEFFFLDEGFGTLDEKLLDKVIESLENINSEERLKVGIITHLEELKVRIIRSLEVSPAVPGIKGSEVKII; from the coding sequence ATGAGACCAATAAGATTAGAGATAGAGGGGCTACAAAGTTTTAAAGAAAGACAAATAATAGATTTTGAAAAATTATCAGAATACGGACTGTTTGGAATTTTTGGGGAAACAGGAAGTGGTAAATCAACTATACTAGATGGAATGATTCTTGCTTTATTTGATGAAATTCCAAGAAATAGAATAGATGGAAATAAAAGTAGTCTTTTAAATTCTATAAACGAGAGATCTAGTAAGATGGAAGTATATTATTCTTTTGCTTTGGGAGAAGATATATATGAAATTAAAAGAAATTATAAAAGGGGAAAATCAAAGGGGCAAGAAGTAATAAATTCAAAAGATGCAATATTAATAAAAAATGGAAATATATTAGCAAACAAAAAAACAGAAGTAAAGAATATATTAAATAAAGAATTTGGTTTAGATGTTGATGATTTTTCTAGAACTGTTGTTTTACCTCAAGGAAAATTTAATGAATTTTTAAAATTAAGAGGAAAAGAAAAAATAAAAATGTTAGAAAAAATATTTGCGTTAGAGAAATATGGAGAAAAGTTAGAAATAAAAATTTCTAAAGAAAAAAGACATTGGTATATGGAAAGTGAAAAATATAGAAATCAAATTATTGGGAAGGGAGAAATAGATCTAGAAGAAATAAAAAAATTAGAAACTAACTTCAAAGAAAAACAAGAATTTTTAAAAAGTTCTTTAAAAGAAAAGGAAACATTTGATAAAGAATATAATGAAGAAAAAAAATTAAGAGAATTATTGGATGAAAAAAATAAACTAAATATAGTTAAAGAAGGACTTTTAAAAGAAGAAAAAGTTATAACTAATTTTAAGGATATTTTAAAAAGAAATAATTTAGGAAAAGAATTAAAAATAGAAATAGAAAGTTTGTCATTATTGACAAAAAAATTAGAAGAAAAAAAAGAATATAATTTGAAATTAAATAAAGATAAATTAAGTGAAGAAAACAATATAGAAGATTTAAAAGAAAAACAAAATAAAATAATATTACAAAAAGAAAAATATATAAAAGAAAAAGAAAATATTGTGTTTAATGTTGAAGAATTAAGAAAAATTAATAATTTATATGGAGAAAAAAGCAAATTATTAATAAAAAAAGATCAAGAAAAAAATATAGTAAATAATCTATCAATGAAAGAGATTGAAAAAAAAGAAAATATTATTAATAAAGAAAAAAATCAAAAAGATTTAGACATAAAGAAAAAAGAAAAAGAAGAATTTAAAAAAATAGATAAAAATATACTAATTGAAAAAGAAAAAATAATAAAAGAACAAATAGAATTTATTAGATTAGCTAAACAAGAAAAAAAAGAAAAAGAAATTAAAGAGGAATTATTAGAAAAATTAAAAAAAGAAAAAGAAGAAACAATAAAGAAAAAAATGAATTATTTAAAAAAAATAAAAGAAAAAAATGAGGAATTGAAAAAAAGTTTTGCCTACAAATTATATAAAGAATTAAAGGATGGAGAAGCTTGTCCTGTCTGTGGCTCTACTAATCATAAAAAAATGGATATAGATGATTTAAAGAGTAGTGATATAGAAAAAGAATTAGAATTGTTACTTAAGGAAAAGGATAAAGTTTTAGGAGAAGAAGGAAGATTAATAGAGAGAATAAATAAAATAGAAGAAGAATTAAATATCTTTAAAATTAAATATAAAAATTTAGATATGGAATTAGATGAAAAAAATATAAAAGAGGCACTAGAGTTATTAAATAGAGAAAATATTCAAATGGAAAAAGAAGAAGAAGAATTCATGGAGTTAAATACAGTTATAATAAAAAAAGAATCAGAAAAAAATCTTTTATTAAGAGATGAAAAAAGGATAAAAAAAGAATTAGATAATTTAAATGAAGAGTATCTAATGTTAACAAAAGAAATTAAAATTAAAGAATCAGAAATTTTAAATGAGTACGAAGATTTATCTAAAGAATCTATAGATTTCTTAGAAGAAAAAAAGAAAAAACTAGAGGAAAATCAAGATAGGATTTATAAATTACAAAATAGTATTGAAATTATAGACAAAAAAGTATTAGAAAATTATGATATTTTAAAAGAAAAAATTAAAAATCAAGAAAAAATAAACCAGTTATTAATAAAAGAAGAAACAGAATTAAATCTTATTATTGAGGATATACATATAAAAAGTACTAAACTAAATGAAAATATAGAGAATTCTGTATTTAAAAATAAAGAAGAAATAGAAAAAAGTATATTAAATGATGAAAAATATAAAGAAATTGAAAATGAAATAAATTATTATGAAAAAAATTTTTTAAGAATAATAACCTTATTAGAAGAAACAGAAAAATCAATAGCAGGTAGAAATCAAAGTATTGAAAAATGGGAAAATTTAGAATTAAAAAATAAAGAATTAAAAGATAAAAATGAGTTATTAAAAATAGAGATTTCAACTTTGGAGAAAGATATTAAAGGAAAACATAAACTTTTAAAAGAACTAGAAGAAATAATTAAATTAAAAAATAACGCTGAAAAACAATATGAAATAGCAGAAGAACTTGGTAAAAAATTAAAAGGAAGAGCTTTTGTAGAATTTTTATCTGTGAAAAAACTAAAAAGTATTGTTTATCAGGCTTCTCAGAGATTAAAAAGAATAACAAATGGAAGATATCAGCTTATCTCTGATGAAGAATGTGATTTTTTTGTTATAGATTATTTTAACGAAGGGTCTCAAAGAAGATGTTCTACTTTATCAGGCGGAGAAACCTTTATAGTTTCTTTATGCCTTGCTTTGGCTCTTTCAAATCAAATGCAACTTAAAGGGAAAGTACAACTTGAGTTTTTTTTCTTAGATGAAGGTTTTGGAACATTGGATGAAAAATTATTAGATAAAGTTATTGAGTCTTTAGAGAATATAAACAGTGAAGAAAGATTAAAGGTAGGAATAATTACTCATTTAGAGGAATTAAAAGTAAGAATAATAAGAAGTTTAGAAGTTAGTCCAGCAGTTCCTGGAATAAAAGGAAGTGAGGTAAAAATTATCTAA
- the dusB gene encoding tRNA dihydrouridine synthase DusB, producing MKIFIAPMAGVTDYTFRSILSEFNPDMIFTEMVSVNAIDALNDKTLNKLLRLREGESVQIFGNDVEKVIKSVKYLESKGVKHIDLNAGCPMAKIVKNGYGSALVANPEKIKEILQAMKDNLKKETTISVKIRVGYKGISEYIKIAKIAEEIGCTHITVHGRTREQMYTGKADWSKIKEIKEAVNIPVIGNGDIFTTEDAIERINYSKVDGVMLARGICGNPWLIREIREMLEFGEVKNKVTPEEKINMAIKHIKMAQEDNQGNRKFIFEMRKHICWYLKGIRGSSDAKNRINKEENYLEVIRILEELRREQKIND from the coding sequence ATGAAAATATTTATTGCTCCAATGGCAGGAGTAACAGATTATACATTTAGATCTATTTTAAGTGAATTTAACCCAGATATGATTTTTACAGAAATGGTTAGTGTTAATGCTATAGATGCTTTAAATGATAAAACTTTAAATAAACTTTTAAGATTAAGAGAGGGAGAATCAGTTCAAATTTTTGGAAATGATGTTGAAAAAGTTATTAAAAGTGTTAAATATTTAGAAAGTAAAGGGGTAAAACATATAGATTTAAATGCAGGATGTCCTATGGCAAAGATAGTGAAAAATGGATATGGATCAGCTTTAGTTGCAAATCCTGAAAAAATAAAAGAAATTTTACAGGCTATGAAAGATAATTTAAAGAAAGAAACAACTATTTCTGTTAAAATAAGAGTAGGATATAAAGGAATTAGTGAATATATAAAAATTGCTAAAATAGCAGAAGAAATAGGATGTACTCATATAACAGTTCACGGAAGAACTAGAGAACAAATGTATACGGGTAAAGCTGATTGGTCAAAAATAAAAGAAATTAAGGAAGCTGTTAATATTCCAGTTATAGGAAACGGGGATATATTTACTACAGAAGATGCTATAGAAAGAATAAATTATTCAAAAGTTGATGGAGTTATGTTAGCTAGGGGAATTTGTGGAAATCCATGGCTAATTAGAGAAATAAGAGAAATGTTAGAATTTGGTGAAGTTAAAAATAAAGTAACTCCAGAAGAAAAAATAAATATGGCTATTAAACATATAAAAATGGCGCAAGAAGATAATCAAGGAAATAGAAAATTTATTTTTGAAATGAGGAAGCATATTTGTTGGTATTTGAAAGGAATAAGAGGTTCTTCAGATGCCAAAAATAGAATAAATAAAGAAGAAAATTATTTAGAAGTAATAAGAATTTTAGAAGAATTAAGAAGGGAGCAAAAGATAAATGATTAA